Below is a window of Leptospira saintgironsiae DNA.
ACACAAGCCGCGCCTTCAAAAAATCTGATCCTAGGAATTTTAAATCAGCCGGAAGTCCAGGCGATCTTCTCCCAAGGATTGGAGAAGGTGCTAAATGAATTCCATAAAAAGATAAATCCTTTGCATGGAGTTTTCCAAGCGGCGGGTTTAGAAAAACAAATCTCTCAATTTTTATCTTCTCTATTACCTACATTTACAGAAAGGATTGCCGAGTTTGTTTCTATAGGTTCCGGAACTCAAGAGATCCAAACAGTGATCCGAAACACTTTGAAAATTCTTTTCCAAACAGGTTTTAGTGACCTGGGAAGATTGGAAACTTCTAGATTCGGCGCCGGAACCGATAGAATCAGAAGAGCGATTGCAAGTGATGAAAAAGTCCGTGGAGCCATGGAAAATTTATACTCCGTGAGCAGAGATACATTACTGAATCATTATAGAAAAGAAACCTTGAAAGAGTTTGTCGGCCTTTCGGAACCCGAATTGGATCTTTGGATCGGTAAAATTTCGGAAGATGCAGCGTCTAATATCAGAAAGGTCCACGCTAAAAGATCTCTTTCTCCTTTGGTTCTGGATCTGCTCTCGGATATTTTGGGATGAAGAAGGTTATCTCCACCATCCAAAACGCATTAGAATACCTGGATAAACTAGGACCTCAAAAATCCTTCCAGTTATTCCGTAACCTAGGTTATGAAGCGTTGTTTTCCATTTCGGAAAAGGTGGATCATAAAAAACTTTTATTCTTAAGTCAAAATCTGAGCGAACAGGAAATTGTAACACTTCTACAATCCATCCAAGAAACAACCCTTGTGGATCTGATCCAGAATACTGTTCCTTCCGATCTGGTATATTATGTAAAACATCTAGGTCTAAAAGATCTTAAATTTTTAGCGGAGTCTATTTCTCCTTTAGATGTTTCTAAGATCAATCATACTATAGGTTCTAAAACTATCGTAGAGATCTTAACAAATATCGGGCCTGATTCTTCGATCGCATATTTGAATGCAATTGGTATAGATTCCTTTCTGGAATTAACTAAGGCATTACCAGTTAAGGATTTTGTTCCTTTAACTAAGGCTTTAACTCCAGAACAATGTGCTGAATGGATCCGTAAAAGATCCATCTCAGAGATCCCTGCTTTATTAAAAGGTTTAGGAACAAAAAACGCTGTAAATCTTTTACAGCAGGTAGGTTTTCAAAAGGTAATTTCTATTTTATCCGTTTTGAATCCGGAAGAACTTGTGAATTTAATTCACACTTTAAACAAAATGAAATTACCTTCTGCCCAAAAACCTGCTGCTAAGAAGACAAAAGCCATTCAAAACAAAAGAGCTTCTAAAAGAAAACGTAAAAGTCCTTAAGTTTAGTTTCCTTTTTGAGCAGAGATCACTTCTTCCCTACTCTTAGAAATTCCATCCAATCTTTCTTTTACCAGTTTCTCGTATTCCGGATTGGAGTTCTTTGGATTTTCGTTCACTAATTTTTGGTAATTCTCCATTCCGTATTTCAGGATCTCTAACATATCGTCGGATCGTTTTAGTTTTGCATTTAGATAGAAGGACATTTCTTCTTTAGGAACATCTTTTCTTTCTAAAATTTCTCTTTGGATCCTATAATAACGATCTTCGTTTTCTTTTTTCTTAGCTATTTCTTCTTCAGAAAGTTTTTTAGGGATAAGGGAATTATTAGGGAATTTTTCAGTGAGAGGTTTGAACTTCTCATAGAGTTGCTCGTATAGTTTGGCTTTTTCTTCTGGGCTTAAACTTTCCAGATAAGACTTTGTTTTGCTAGGTTTGGAAACAGGTTCTTCTGTAATCGCAACAGGCGCGGAGACTGTTTCTTCTACATGTCCAGAAAAATCTAAAAAGGATCCGCCCTCGAATAAAGAATTTTCTTTTCGAGTCAGAGTCTCTTCTGATAGTCCGCCTTGGTAGCTTGTGTTTTCATTTGTAGAAGTTCCCGGAAATAGAAGATAAAAAATTCCGATCAAGGAAACGATAATTATGGATAAGATTAAATACGTTCTTTTTTGATTCATTCAGAATACAAAGGTAAAATCACCTTAAAAATGCTGCCACCTTTTTGGTTTGGCTCTACGATGACTTCTCCTCCCATTTTATTAGTTAAAGTTCGGCTGATAGAAAGTCCGAGTCCAGTACCACCCACAGTTCTGTTCCTTTGGTCTGGTATTCTAAAAAATCTTTCGAAGATCAATTCTTTATACTTAGGATCTATACCAATCCCGGTGTCCGTA
It encodes the following:
- a CDS encoding LIC_20245 family lipoprotein is translated as MNQKRTYLILSIIIVSLIGIFYLLFPGTSTNENTSYQGGLSEETLTRKENSLFEGGSFLDFSGHVEETVSAPVAITEEPVSKPSKTKSYLESLSPEEKAKLYEQLYEKFKPLTEKFPNNSLIPKKLSEEEIAKKKENEDRYYRIQREILERKDVPKEEMSFYLNAKLKRSDDMLEILKYGMENYQKLVNENPKNSNPEYEKLVKERLDGISKSREEVISAQKGN